One stretch of Zingiber officinale cultivar Zhangliang chromosome 6B, Zo_v1.1, whole genome shotgun sequence DNA includes these proteins:
- the LOC121993180 gene encoding DNA-binding protein REB1-like isoform X2, whose product MQAGAMSEHEKKKYKKKKQPEDNGMMDGTSSSILEERSGSSLVENQVALKKHKKKKTKNLMSEGGRGVSNGKFETDGEMDVEEAEIEQHGSQDGKKKRRKARDGDGGGSEASKGEEYRKRKQGDDGLVILTVDTNMKKRRKDRDGDRGGSEAPKAEENWKRKQRDGDLVNLTVDTNIKKRKKDNVLQVSALSTGPTAGEVSGDKNREGGKVAAADSNIVCDSGRDKMENVKVRRKKNDKKLENPLMLEIRDAERAMAAENEVSTNHDKLHISVDKAKMKVKKAHDTCEFKVDSHETCTNGNQSLGMEVWKEAQEISEMPSATTILNRKRKKSKKDENSENQEAEKDSENILKDKDKQRKPIQAAEVEGNKETSSVRKEKATDDSEVCSSKNKKCFKNGSDVSSLKKKKVSFSSEVEVFPYGIGSHNEENEENAEMPIIQGKRFTKEEDQKILEAIDDYIKAHQLGAEGMHMILHCRDYPEVKNCWRVIEGCLPNRRGMAIYYRAHVLLERGKSKWEPEDYEALLSLYSKYGPKWKKIAHELGRHRVHVKDTWRSIRSPHYRKGTWSQEEYQTLFDLVNMDLRLKVFEEKSAKNYMRQYILGCNQSEVGYTISWFLLSEVVGINN is encoded by the exons ATGCAAGCAGGAGCAATGAGTGAACAcgagaaaaagaaatataagaagaAAAAGCAACCGGAAGATAACGGGATGATGGATGGCACGAGCAGCAGTATTTTGGAAGAGCGTTCAGGCTCCTCCTTGGTGGAAAATCAAGTAGCATTGAAGAAGcataagaagaagaaaactaAGAATCTCATGAGTGAGGGAGGTCGAGGGGTTTCTAATGGTAAATTTGAGACAGATGGGGAAATGGATGTGGAAGAGGCAGAAATAGAACAACATGGTAGTCAAGAtggcaagaagaagagaaggaaagctAGAGATGGTGATGGTGGAGGCAGTGAGGCATCAAAAGGAGAGGAATATAGGAAGAGGAAGCAGGGAGATGATGGTTTAGTGATCCTGACGGTTGATACCAATATGAAAAAGAGAAGGAAAGATAGAGATGGTGATAGAGGAGGCAGTGAGGCACCAAAGGCAGAGGAAAATTGGAAGAGGAAGCAGAGAGATGGTGATTTAGTCAACTTGACTGTTGATACCAATATTAAAAAGAGAAAGAAGGATAATGTATTGCAAGTCAGTGCCCTTTCTACAGGGCCTACTGCTGGTGAAGTTTCTGGGGATAAAAACAGAGAAGGTGGCAAGGTTGCTGCTGCTGATAGCAATATTGTTTGTGACAGTGGTAGAGACAAGATGGAAAATGTCAAGGTAAGAAGGAAAAAGAATGACAAGAAACTTGAGAATCCTCTCATGCTTGAAATCCGTGATGCTGAAAGAGCAATGGCCGCAGAAAATGAAGTCTCAACAAACCATGATAAGCTTCATATTTCAGTGGATAAAgcaaaaatgaaagtgaaaaagGCACATGATACCTGTGAATTTAAAGTGGATTCGCATGAGACATGTACAAATGGAAACCAATCATTGGGCATGGAAGTTTGGAAGGAAGCACAAGAAATCAGTGAAATGCCATCTGCAACAACAATACTTAACAGGAAgagaaagaagagcaagaaggatgaaaattcagagaatcaagaaGCAGAAAAAGATTCCGAAAACATACTGAAGGACAAGGACAAGCAAAGAAAACCCATTCAAGCTGCAGAAGTTGAAGGAAATAAGGAGACATCAAGTGTGAGGAAGGAGAAGGCAACAGACGACTCAGAGGTCTGTAGCTCAAAGAACAAGAAGTGCTTTAAAAATGGTTCAGATGTATCTTCCctaaagaaaaagaaagtaaGTTTTTCAAGTGAAGTTGAGGTGTTTCCCTATGGGATTGGTTCTCACaatgaagaaaatgaagaaaatgCTGAAATGCCTATAATCCAAGGCAAACGCTTCACTAAAGAAGAAGACCAGAAGATACTCGAAGCAATAGATGACTACATTAAG GCACATCAGTTAGGGGCGGAGGGTATGCATATGATTCTCCACTGTCGAGACTATCCAGAAGTCAAAAATTGTTGGAGGGTAATTG AAGGTTGTTTGCCAAATCGACGTGGTATGGCTATATATTATCGAGCACATGTTCTACTTGAAAGGGGTAAGAGCAAGTGGGAACCAGAAGACTATGAAGCGCTTTTGAG TTTGTACTCAAAATATGGGCCAAAATGGAAAAAAATTGCACACGAACTTGGGAGACATCGGGTACATGTTAAAGATACTTGGCGAAGTATCAGATCACCACACTATAGAAAAG GAACCTGGTCACAGGAAGAATATCAGACTCTATTTGATCTAGTAAACATGGATTTACGATTGAAAGTTTTTGAAGAGAAAAGTGCTAAGAATTACATG AGACAATATATCTTGGGGTGTAATCAGTCAGAAGTTGGTTACACGATTTCCTGGTTCTTGCTGTCTGAAGTGGTTG GTATCAACAATTAG
- the LOC121993180 gene encoding DNA-binding protein REB1-like isoform X1: MQAGAMSEHEKKKYKKKKQPEDNGMMDGTSSSILEERSGSSLVENQVALKKHKKKKTKNLMSEGGRGVSNGKFETDGEMDVEEAEIEQHGSQDGKKKRRKARDGDGGGSEASKGEEYRKRKQGDDGLVILTVDTNMKKRRKDRDGDRGGSEAPKAEENWKRKQRDGDLVNLTVDTNIKKRKKDNVLQVSALSTGPTAGEVSGDKNREGGKVAAADSNIVCDSGRDKMENVKVRRKKNDKKLENPLMLEIRDAERAMAAENEVSTNHDKLHISVDKAKMKVKKAHDTCEFKVDSHETCTNGNQSLGMEVWKEAQEISEMPSATTILNRKRKKSKKDENSENQEAEKDSENILKDKDKQRKPIQAAEVEGNKETSSVRKEKATDDSEVCSSKNKKCFKNGSDVSSLKKKKVSFSSEVEVFPYGIGSHNEENEENAEMPIIQGKRFTKEEDQKILEAIDDYIKAHQLGAEGMHMILHCRDYPEVKNCWRVIEGCLPNRRGMAIYYRAHVLLERGKSKWEPEDYEALLSLYSKYGPKWKKIAHELGRHRVHVKDTWRSIRSPHYRKGTWSQEEYQTLFDLVNMDLRLKVFEEKSAKNYMLRDNISWGVISQKLVTRFPGSCCLKWYQQLVSPLVKREIWNDRDDYLLVDALRNLDACCYEDVDWDNLLEHRPGAVCQRRWTEMVRFIGMNKVRPFIEQVEVLSKRYCSEMIEYRQ, translated from the exons ATGCAAGCAGGAGCAATGAGTGAACAcgagaaaaagaaatataagaagaAAAAGCAACCGGAAGATAACGGGATGATGGATGGCACGAGCAGCAGTATTTTGGAAGAGCGTTCAGGCTCCTCCTTGGTGGAAAATCAAGTAGCATTGAAGAAGcataagaagaagaaaactaAGAATCTCATGAGTGAGGGAGGTCGAGGGGTTTCTAATGGTAAATTTGAGACAGATGGGGAAATGGATGTGGAAGAGGCAGAAATAGAACAACATGGTAGTCAAGAtggcaagaagaagagaaggaaagctAGAGATGGTGATGGTGGAGGCAGTGAGGCATCAAAAGGAGAGGAATATAGGAAGAGGAAGCAGGGAGATGATGGTTTAGTGATCCTGACGGTTGATACCAATATGAAAAAGAGAAGGAAAGATAGAGATGGTGATAGAGGAGGCAGTGAGGCACCAAAGGCAGAGGAAAATTGGAAGAGGAAGCAGAGAGATGGTGATTTAGTCAACTTGACTGTTGATACCAATATTAAAAAGAGAAAGAAGGATAATGTATTGCAAGTCAGTGCCCTTTCTACAGGGCCTACTGCTGGTGAAGTTTCTGGGGATAAAAACAGAGAAGGTGGCAAGGTTGCTGCTGCTGATAGCAATATTGTTTGTGACAGTGGTAGAGACAAGATGGAAAATGTCAAGGTAAGAAGGAAAAAGAATGACAAGAAACTTGAGAATCCTCTCATGCTTGAAATCCGTGATGCTGAAAGAGCAATGGCCGCAGAAAATGAAGTCTCAACAAACCATGATAAGCTTCATATTTCAGTGGATAAAgcaaaaatgaaagtgaaaaagGCACATGATACCTGTGAATTTAAAGTGGATTCGCATGAGACATGTACAAATGGAAACCAATCATTGGGCATGGAAGTTTGGAAGGAAGCACAAGAAATCAGTGAAATGCCATCTGCAACAACAATACTTAACAGGAAgagaaagaagagcaagaaggatgaaaattcagagaatcaagaaGCAGAAAAAGATTCCGAAAACATACTGAAGGACAAGGACAAGCAAAGAAAACCCATTCAAGCTGCAGAAGTTGAAGGAAATAAGGAGACATCAAGTGTGAGGAAGGAGAAGGCAACAGACGACTCAGAGGTCTGTAGCTCAAAGAACAAGAAGTGCTTTAAAAATGGTTCAGATGTATCTTCCctaaagaaaaagaaagtaaGTTTTTCAAGTGAAGTTGAGGTGTTTCCCTATGGGATTGGTTCTCACaatgaagaaaatgaagaaaatgCTGAAATGCCTATAATCCAAGGCAAACGCTTCACTAAAGAAGAAGACCAGAAGATACTCGAAGCAATAGATGACTACATTAAG GCACATCAGTTAGGGGCGGAGGGTATGCATATGATTCTCCACTGTCGAGACTATCCAGAAGTCAAAAATTGTTGGAGGGTAATTG AAGGTTGTTTGCCAAATCGACGTGGTATGGCTATATATTATCGAGCACATGTTCTACTTGAAAGGGGTAAGAGCAAGTGGGAACCAGAAGACTATGAAGCGCTTTTGAG TTTGTACTCAAAATATGGGCCAAAATGGAAAAAAATTGCACACGAACTTGGGAGACATCGGGTACATGTTAAAGATACTTGGCGAAGTATCAGATCACCACACTATAGAAAAG GAACCTGGTCACAGGAAGAATATCAGACTCTATTTGATCTAGTAAACATGGATTTACGATTGAAAGTTTTTGAAGAGAAAAGTGCTAAGAATTACATG CTTAGAGACAATATATCTTGGGGTGTAATCAGTCAGAAGTTGGTTACACGATTTCCTGGTTCTTGCTGTCTGAAGTG GTATCAACAATTAGTATCTCCTTTGGTCAAGAGAGAAATATGGAATGACAGGGATGACTACCTTTTGGTGGATGC GCTAAGGAATTTAGATGCTTGCTGTTACGAGGATGTTGACTGGGACAATCTTCTTGAGCACAG ACCTGGGGCTGTTTGCCAGAGGCGATGGACTGAAATGGTACGATTTATTGGCATGAACAAGGTGAGGCCTTTTATTGAACAGGTGGAAGTGCTCTCCAAACGCTATTGCTCTGAGATGATTGAATATCGACAGTGA